The genomic stretch TCGCCGTCGTCGGCACCTGCGGGTTCAACTTCCAGGTCACGATCTCCCTTGTGGCGATCAAGGTCTTCCACTCCGGCACCGCCGCCTTCGGCTACCTCTCGGCCGCCTACGCCGCGGGCGGCCTCATCGGCGCGATCCGCACGGCCCACGGCGGGCAACTGCCCACCGTCCGCCGCCTCGTCACGGCGACGGCCGTCTTCGGAGCACTGGAAACCGCGCTGGGCCTGATGCCCGGCTACGGCACCTTCATAGCGCTGCTGACCCCGAGCGGCTACGCCGCGGTCACCGTCACCACCACCGCCAACGCCCTGACCCAACTGCATGCCGACCCGCACCTGCGCGGCCGCGTGCTGTCCGTCTACTTCCTCGTCCTCCTCGGTGGCACACCCGTCGGCGCTCCCCTCGTCGGCCTGGTCTCCGACGCCTTCGGCACCCGCGCCAGCCTGATCCTGGGCGGCCTGCTCTCTGCGCTCTCGGCACTCGCCGTCTCGGGATGGGTCACCGCGCGAAGCCGACGCCAGGCGCGGATCAGCAGCCTGAGCGGCCGCGCCGGTCCCTCACCAGCCGACCCGCACGACACGCGCCTCGCATCATCGGGCAACGCCACGACCAGCGACCGATGAGCGCCGAGTTCCGCTCCGGTCGGCGTCGACCCCGGCCCTCGCCTGAACGCCCACCGCCCCAACGCCCCGTACCCCGAAGGCATTTCCGGGGGAATCAGTGAAAACCTCACCCGTTCGTCATCGTACGGCCAGGCTGTGAGCCCTTGCCGGCCTGGTACTCCTCGCACTGAACCTCCCGTGCTGTGCCTCGGCGTCTTCGCCTCCCTCGCCGTGCCCTTGACCGACACCGCCGGCCCCGTGCTCGCCGCCCGGCTGGCGACCCAGCGCCCGCTGGTCGCGGCCGTCGCCGCGACGAAGGCCGCCGCGCTCCTTGGGTTGCTGCTCGCACCGCACCTCGGCTGGGTGTGGATCTGCGCCCTCGGCCTCGCCACCGGCAGCGCCTTCCCGCTCGCCTTCACCCTGCTCGGGCTGCGTTCACCCACGCCTCAGGTCGCGGCCCGGCTGTCCGGCATGGCCCAGACCGGTGGCTACCTCATAGCCGGGGCCGGATCGCTGGTCATCGGCCTCCTCCACGCCTTCACCGGCACCTGGGGGCTGCCGCTCCTCCTGCTCGCCCTGCTCGTCCCCGAGACGGTCTTCGGGCTGCTGGCCGGCCGCCCCGCGTTCGTCCACGCCGGCCACAGCACCGAGACGCTCCGCGAGCTACCCCGGCCCCCTGCGGTGCGCCCTACAACACGCCCACTGCGGGAACTGCGACGTTGAGCGGGCCCAAACCGAGGGGGCTCCCAGGGCTGTCCAAGACTCCACCGAGAGGCGACTCGTCAGAGGCACCGCCAGTGGGCGGGGGCGCGAGCCGCGCAGTAGCTGCGGACGTGTGAGCCGCGCCTACCCCGAGGGCGCCGACGGCGACGAGCGTGACAGCCACCATCCGGACAGTCCGGCAAGGCTTGATCATTTGGGATCCTTCACAGCGGTTCGTTCTGCTCATGCTTCTCCTGGTACGACACACCCTCACCCGCGGTGGGAAAGGTCGCGCCGCCGACGCGCCGGTGGCTCCGGGCTCCGGGTGACGCCTCGTCCATGGGCGGCATGGGCTACGGCCTCTCGCCGGGTCGTTGATCCACCACTCCTCCCCCATGCGCCTTCCCCTCGCCCAGAAGCCCTTCGAGCGCCGTCAGCACGTGGCCGCAGATCTCGTCCGGTTCCGCGCTCGCCAGAGGTTCCTGGGCGACCACGACCCGCATCAGGCCGATGCCGAGCAACCAGGCCATGGCGAGCTGGGCGCGCAGCGTGCTGTCGTCGGCCGGGGAGAGGGCGGCGAGCGCGGCAGCGTACTCTTCCCCCAGCGCGCGGACGGTGTCCGGGGCGGCGTCGGCACTGCCGATGGAGCGCAGGTATACTGCCAGCAATCGGTCCGATTCGGGTTCGCCGCCTCCCTCCAGGACACCGCGCAGTGCGGTCTCGAACAGGCGGTCCGGGGGCGTGTTGTTCAGCTGCTCCTTGCCTCCCTGCGCCATGACCTCGGTCAGCAGGGCTTGCTTGGAGCCGAAATAGCGGAATATGAGCGCCTGGTTCACGCCGGCGCGTCCGGCGATGTCGCGGACGGTGGCCGCCTCGTACCCGCGCTCGGCGAAGACCGCGCCGGCCGCGTGGAGGATGCGCGTGCGGGTTCCCTGGGCGTCACGCGGGCGGTGCGAAGAGTCCCCGCTCGCAGGCGCGCCGCCGGGCCGGTCGTCTGCGGGAGCGCCGCCCGGCCGCTCGTTCGCAGGCACGCCTGCGGGACGGTCCTGGTACCGCGTGTGCTCGCTGGTGTCCACCCTCTGCTCCTTCGTTCGCCAATGAGCCCCCTCGCGCTTGCCGAGGAGCCGTCAGAGTAACGACCGATTAGCGTCGTTGACCGTCCGGTGAACGCCTCCTAGCTTTGTAAGCGAGTGCTTACACAAGGGAGACAGCAGTGACGGCACCCGACCACACCCCCCTCGCCTATCCCTTCAACTCCAGCCTGGATCTCGCCCTGTCCGAGGCGTACGAACGAGCCCGTGACACCCCGGGACTGCTGCGTGTCCAGCTCCCGTACGGGGAGCCGGCCTGGCTCGCCACCCGTTACGCGGACGCCCGGCTGGTCCTCGGCGACCAGCGCTTCAGCCGGGCCCTGGGCCGCGAGCACGACGAGCCGCGCAGCTCCGCGGCTCAGCGGGACGGCGGGATTCTCAGCATGGATCCGCCCGACCACACCCGGCTGCGCTCGCTGGTCGCGAAGGCCTTCACCGTCCGCCAGGTCGAGAAACTCCGCCCGCAGATCAGGGAGCTGACGTCCACTCTGCTGGATGAGATGGAAGCGGCGGGTCCGCCGGTCGACCTGGTCGACGGCTATGCCCTGCCCATTCCGGTCGCGGTGATCTGCCGACTGCTCGGCGTACCGGAGGAGGACCGTCCGAGGTTCCGCGTCTGGAGCGACGCGGCGCTGTCCACCAGCTCGCTGACCGCCGAGGAGTTCGACCGCAATCGCGAAGAGCTGCGCGCGTACATGGCCCAGCTGATCAACGCGCACCGCCAGCAGCCCCGGGACGATCTGATGACGGCGCTGATCGAGGCCCGCGATCACGAGGACCGGCTGTCCGAGCTGGAACTGGTCGACCTGTGCGTCGGTGTCCTCGTCGCCGGCCACGAGACCACCGCCACTCAGATCCCCAACTTCGTGCTCACCCTGCTCGACCATCCACAGGCGCTGTCCCGCCTGCGCGCCGAGCCCGCGCTCATCACCGGCGCGATCGAGGAACTGCTGCGCTTCGTGCCCCTGGGCAGCGGGGCCGGTCAGCCCCGCTACGCCAAGGAAGACATCGAGGTGGGAGGCACGCTGGTGCGGGCCGGGGAGCCGGTGCTGGTCGCCATCGGCGCGGCCAACCGTGACGCGCTGCGCTTCACCGCGGCCGGCACGCTCGACATCTCCCGAAGCGGCAACGCCCATCTGGGCTTCGGCCACGGCGTCCACCACTGCCTCGGGGCTCCCCTGGCCCGCCTCGAACTCCAGGAGGCCATCGGCGCACTGGTGACCCGCTTCCCCCGGCTGCACGTCGCCGGCGACATCACCTGGAAGACCGAGATGCTGGTACGCGGCCCCCGGGTCATGCCGGTGGGCTGGTGAGGTGGCCCATGAGCTGGCAGTTGCACATCGCTTCGGACCGCTGTATCGGCTCCGGTATGTGCGCCGGGACCGCACCGGACCTGTTCGCGCTCGACGACGACCACGCGCACCCCGTGAACGAGCACATCGCCGAGAACGACGACCGCGCTCTGGAGGCCGCCGGCATCTGCCCGATGCTGGCCATCACCGTGCGGGACGCGGACGGAAGGGAGATCGGACCCCGCGAGTGAACCTGCCGCGCATCCGGCTACGGCTGCAGGGCGGGCGTGTTCCTGATGAGGCTGTCGAACCCCAGTGGGGGCGCCCGCGAACGCCCATGACTCAAGGGAGTTGATCGGTTCGGTGGCCGGGCCGGCCTAAGAGCGAACCGCGTCAGCGCCGTTCGGGGAAGTCGTCGCCGTACATCGGCAGACCGCTCACCGACTGCTCCCGGGACGCCTCGTCCTCGATCGCGTCCCAGTGGTCCACCATGACGCCGTCCTCCAGGCGCAGGAAGTCGGCGGCGATCCACGGGACGGGCTGTCCGTGGCCGGAGAACCGCCCGCGCACCATGGCCATGCCCCCTTCCGCCGTGATCAGCTCGCATAAGTGTCGCAGCTCCCCCGGCAGGCTCCTGATGGCAACGCCGTAGCCGAGCACGGTGTGCAGCAGGCCGATCGGGGCGATCAGGAGTCCCGCGATGATCGTCGGCACTCCGAAGCTCGGGTATGCGACCACATGGATGGACGCGAAGAGTGCTGCCCGCTCGTGGGACTGTGCGAGCGGCGCGACGGCGCGGAAGGTCCCGGAGAACGAAGCGCCGAAGCCCACACCGCCGATGATGCCTCCCACCCACAGCAGGGAGCGCACCCGCGGCCACTCCGGCCTCGATCAGTGTGGTTCCCGGCAGCACACCCGCACCGCCGACGAAGACGGTGCGCCGTGGTGTCAGACGGCCGAGGAAGAGGCCGGCCACGGCGGCTGCCGCGGGCTCGATGAAGGCCGTGGCACGCCGGGGACCACGCTCAGCGGGCGTAGGCCGGCCTGATCATCTCCGAGGGAGTGTGGGTCAGCTGTGACGCGGTCGGAGGGCACGACGTTCCGGGGCTCTTCACCGGCGAGCAGGTCGCTCACTGGAAGCAGGTGACCGGCGCGGTGCACCGCGCAGGATCCGCCGCACCCGGCCAGCACCGCGCACAGGGCGAGTGCGGCGGCCGTCGAGCGGAATCCCTTTGTCCTGTGTCCGGGCATGCCGAGGTCACCTCTTCCTGATCGCCGGTGCCGGGTGGCTTCTAGTCCGTCGGCTTGCCGTCGTACGGCAGCGTCGTCCCGGGCAGGGCGTACTCGTCGCGGCGGCCGCACATTCCGAAGCCGCCGAGGCGGCACGGCTCGCTCTGGTACGCGGTCGCTTCGGCGAGGTAGGCGGGCTCGCCGGACTCCAGGGCGTCGAGTTGGGCGCCGGTGCGTTCGGCGGTGGCGAGGGCGCCGGCCCGCCACAGCTCGCGCCAGGCGGGCACCCGGGCGCGGACCAGGCGGGCGGCGGCCTGCTGGAAGGCGCGGTACGGGCCGCCGTCCCCGGCGATCAGGGCCTCGCGCAGGGTGAGATAGCCCTCGACGGCCAGGTCCCGGCGGCGCCGGGCGGCGGCCTCGGTGTCCGGGCCGGTGCCCCTCGGGAGGGTGGCGGCAGCGGCGTACCGCTCGGGGTCGGCGAGCACTTCGGGTGGGAAGGTGAACACGGCGTCCCCGGCCTCGGGCAGGCCGCTGTTCTGCATGAGCACGGTGATGCGGAGACCGCCGCCCTGGACCATGCGGTGCACTGTGCCTGGCGTGAACCAGGCGAGGGACCCGGATCGCAGCGGCATGTACCGGTAACCGTCGGGGCTCAGGGTCTGCACCGCGCCCTGCCCGCCGGTGACGACGTACGCCTCGGTGCACACCAGATGCAGATGCGGACTCCCTCCGCAGACGCCGTCGGCGGCCTCCCACTCGTACGCGCTCAGGTGGGAAAGTCCCACGGCACCCGGCAGCGAACGAAGTGCCGCCGACTGCGCTTCGCTCACCACGTCAGACCTTCCAGGTGATGGCTGACACGGTCGCGGTCCCAGGCGCCGTCGGCGATCACGACCCGGTAGCGGTAGCCGAAGCTCTCCCCCGGCGGCAGGGCGAACTCCTCGAAGAAGGCCCAGGAGAACGCGACGGTCGGGATCGGCTCGGAGCGCACGAACCAGTGCGAGGGGTGGATCGCGGACGACTCGTCCAGGTTCTCCGGGGCGTGTGCGAACACGAGTGTGGAGTGTGCGTCGGTGTCATCGTGTTCGGTGGTGAAGGCCAGCCATGGCCCCTGACTGCCCATCACCTTCATGGCAGCGACACCTGGTTCGGAGTCGGGCGTGAACACCGCGCCGCCGGTGAAGTCACGCGGCCCGCGCCACTGCAGCCCGGTGTAGCCGGCCATCTCGCGGCCCGCGGTGGTGGGCGAGCCGAACAGCAGGGGGTCATCATGGATGTTGGTGAGACGGATGGACCAGTCCAGGGTCCAGGCGCCGGCTTCCTCGTCCACCGAGTGCACGGCGAGTCCGCGCGTCTCGCGGGCCCATTCCCGGCCGCCGTTCTCGACCCAGGTCAACTCCTCGGTGAGGCCGAGGCGTTCGCCGGTGACGGTGAGGTCCGTGAAGCCGTCGTGGCGCATCGAGCCGACCCGGTCGGGCAGCCGGAGGTAACCCTCGCCGTGCACATAGCAGTTGCCGCCCCAGAAGTTCTGCCCGGACAGATGACTGGCCGTCATCTGCAGGCCCTTGTGCCAGCGGTGGTCGCTCGGCCGGTATCCGGTCACCGTGCTCCCCGCGAGGGTGCGCACGGGGTGGGCGTAGGGCTTGCGGGCCTCGAAGGCGTCCGGGTCGGGGCGGTAGACGTAGCGGAGGATCTCGGTGCCGTTCGGCGCCTCGACCGCGAGATGCTCACCGTGGACGTGGCTGACTCGGATGCTCATTAGAGGACCATCCCTTCTGCAGCCCTCACGAGTAGGGTTGTGACCTCTCGGTCCCGGTGGGTGCATGGCCATGGGTGCGAGCCGCTCGACGGCCTGCATGAGTTCCGCCAGCCCCGCCGGGCCGAGGCCGTCTGATCGGCTTCAGGGACACGCCCCGCAGAGGGCCGATTAATGAGCTCCCGGCAGACGACCTCACCACCGGGCAGGTGCTCCTCGAACCGCCTTGGAGTACGACGCACGTGTTCATCGGATGGGACTGGGCGACCGAGACCCATGACGTGACCGTCATGGACGCCACCGGCAAGCGCATCGACCGGTGGGAACTCGCCCACACCGAGGAAGGGTTCGCCAAGACCCTGACCCGGCTGCGCAAGCACGCAGACCCGGCGGATCTGCCCGTGGCCATCGAGACGAGCCGCGGTCTGGCCGTCGACCGACTGCTCGCCGCCGGCCACCCCGTCGTGCCGGTCCACCCCAACGCCTTCAACGCGCAAGCGCCACGGGTACTCCGGGAAGAAGCCCGGCAGCGTCCTGATCGAACGCCTGCGCTCCGCCCCGAAGGCCGCCTCCCGCCTCAGCGACACCGTCGTCGAACAACTCGTCCGCGTCCAGGTCCAGCTCGTGCAGGGCATACGCGCCACCATCCGCGCGCTGGACAAGGCCATCACCACAGCCACCAAGACGCACCCCTACGCGCCGCTCTTCGCCACCATGCCGCGCATCGGCAAGGTCAGCCTCGGGCAGATCATCGGCGAGATCGGCCCGATCCTGGAACGCGCCCAGACCTGCGAACAGCTCATCGCCGAAGCCGGCGTCGTCCCGGTCACCCGCGCCTCGGGCAAGGCCCGCACGGTCTCCTTCCGCTTCGCGACCAACCGCAGAGCGCGTCTCGCGCTGACGACCTTCGCCGACAACAGCCGACACGGCAGCGACTGGGCCGCCAAAATCTACAACGACGCCCAGGCCCGCAAGAAGCGACACCCGCATGCCATCCGCATCCTGGCACGCGCCTGGCTGCGCGTGATGTGGGCCTGCTGGCGCAACGGCGCCTGCTACGACCCCGCCATCCATCAAGCCAACAGCAAGATCAACACGACTGCCAACGCCCCTCTGGTGGCATAGAGGTTGACTCAGGAAACTCATGCGCGCTCCTTGGGAGCCCAGTCGGGGTGGTCGCCGTGCATGGCCGCGTAGTAGGGGTCGCCGGGGGCGATCTCACCCGCCCGCACCGGCTGTCCGGTGAACGCCGCCTTGTACAGGGCGGCGGCGAACTCCAGGGTCGCGCGCGCGTCGGGCCCACTGCCCGGGGGGCGCTCGCCGCAGTCGAACGCGTCGAGGACGGCGTCCAGTTGGGCGATGTGCGAGCTGGGCACGTCTGCAGCTGCGGCACGCCAGACCGCTGCACGCTCGGGAGAGACGTGCGGTGCGGGGGTGTAGACCCAGTCCTCGTTGCCGTGCCCGTACAGGTGGGTCAGTTCCAGCGTGGCATCGGCGCAGTCGACACGGATACGGCTGACCTCGTGCGGGGACAGGACGCTGTTGACGACGGTGGCGAGCGCGCCGCCGCGGAAGCGGACCAGGGCGGTGGAGACGTCCTCGCTCTCGACGTCGTGGACCAGCCGGGCCGCCATGGCTCGCACTTCCTCCCACTCCCCCAGCAGGTGCAGCAGCAGGTCGTACTGGTGGATGCCGTGCCCCATGGTGGGCCCGCCGCCCTCGGTCGCCCAGCGACCGCGCCACGGTACGGCGTAGTAGCCGACGTCCCGGTGCCAGGTGGTCTGGCAGTGCGCCACCAGCGGGGCGCCCAGTTCACCGCGTGCGATCAGGTCCCGGGCGTGTACGGCACCGGAGCCGTAGCGGTGCTGGAAGACCACCGAGGCGTAGCCGCCGGAGGCTTCCTCGGCGGCGGCGATGTCGTCGTACTCGGCGAGCGACAGACACAGCGGCTTCTCGCACAGCACCCAGGCGCCCGCCTTGAGCGCGGCCACGGTCTGCTCACGGTGCAGCGCGGGCGGGGTGCCGATGAGGACCAAGTCGGGGCGCACGGCGTCGAGCATGGCCTCGGTCGAGGCGAACCCGGTGACCCGCGCTCCCGCTTGGCCCCGGAACGCGTCCAGTCTGCGCTCGTCCACATCGACGGCGGCGACGAGTTCGACGCGCTCGGCATGGACTCTGAGCGCGGGGAGATGGCTGCCGGTGGCGATGGCGCCGGTGCCGATGACGGCGACGCGGCGGCGAGGTGGGGGCAGGGACATGCGGCGCTCCTGAGGGCTCGGCAGACGGAGTGCGAACGCAGGTGCACACACACCCGGAGAAAGCGCTTGCTCCATACGAGGCGACCCTAAGGGCGGAGGGATTGTCAGGACAACCCCTGTGCAGGGGATTCGCTGGTGCGAGGGTGGTGAGGAAGGGTCGGCACCCTGCTGGGGACGGCGATCAGCGCCATGTCGGGACGGCGGGACCGCCACTGGGCTTCTCAGTACGGCGGTCGCGCGCCGTCCTCAGAAGATGTTCCGCTCCCGGTGCCGCTGGCGCAGTTTCAGGAACCGGGACCGCACCTCTTCGGCGGGCAGTCCGCCCTCCGCCTGGACCAGGAGGTCGGCCAGGGCGTCGCGCGACTCCATGAAGCCGCGCCATTTCTGCTGTGGTTTGAGCCAGGTGTCGATCGCCGTGGTGATCGCGACGATCAGGGACAGGGCCGGTACCCAGGACAGCAGCCAGCTTCCCTTCGCCTGGCCCAGGTTCTGGTCGGCGGCCACGATGGCGCTGGTCGCGATCAGAACGATGCGCAGGCCGTAGTACGTACCGCCGTACGCGTTCGTGCCCACCCTCCAGCGGCGCAGCTCCCGGCGCAGCTCGCGTTGGAGCACCGGCGGCAGCCCCTGGAGCCCGTCGGAAGAGGAGCGGGACGGTTCCTGGGCCGTAGCGGTCATGGTGTGCCCTTCCAGCGCCGACGGTCGGAGAACTCCAGCAGTTCCACGATGTGCACGACTCGCCCGTGGCCCACGGCGAGAAGCACGGTGTCGGAGTCGTGCCGGTCGCGCAGCATGCTCACGGTCGTCACCGGCTGAGGAAATCCGCGGACGGCTCCGAGCCGCGCCTCGGCCTGCGCGTCCCAGATCTCCACGGTGCGGTCGGCGGTGGGTACGGCGACCAGGATCCGCCCGTCGGCGGTGGCCACCGCAGCCACTCCACGGACCGGCTCGCGGCCGAACTCGGCCCGGATCGACCGGGACGTCAGGTCCCATACGCGTACGACGTCCGCGTCTGCGCTGACCAGCATCGAACCCTCGGGGCCGAGGACGGAGGCGAGGCTGTGCACGGGGCCCCGGTGGGCCTTGCTGCCGTCACCGGGGCCGCGCAGCTGTCCGACCGGCCTGCCGGAGGGGTGTGCCCAGAGTGTGATCTTTCCGCCCTTGTCACCGCTCGCCAGCCATGTCGTCCCGTCGGGCTGCGGGGCGAAGGCCACGGCGCCGATGGCGCGGCGATGGCCGCGCATCAGCCGGACCCGGGAGCCGAACCGGGCGCGCAACCGGTCACCTTCGCTGTCATGCAGAGCGATGGTGTGGGGGCGGCCGACCGCGATGAGTCCGTCGTCACCGTCCTCGTCGAGGGCGGTCGCCGTCAGTGCGGCCACCGGTCCGCTGCCCTTGTGTCTGATCAGCGGGGCGCCCTCCGTGCTCCAGAACTGGACGGATCCCTCCTCACTGGCCGAGACCAGGGTTGCGTGGCGCTCGCCGCCCGCAGGTACCCAGGAGACCGCGGTGACGCTTTGTTCATGACCCGACCTGACGCTGCGGACGGCCTGGACTTGGAAGCCCTCCATCGGTTTCTCGACAGGTATGTAATCGGTTTCCACGTGGACCACGCATCGGGCGATCCGCCGTCCCGTCCTCCCGTCCCAGATCCAGACCGTGCCGTCCGCGGTGCCGGTGGCCAGCAGCAGCCGGCCGTCGGGCAGCGCGACGAGGTCCGAGCTGGTAAGGGCGTCCCCGTGGGTCTGGCCGCGCTGTGGATGGTCGTCGGCGGTCGACACAGCTGTGTTCCACAGCCGTACGGTTCCGTCCTGGCTTCCGCTGACGACGAAGGTGTCACCGCTGTGATTCCGCACCCCCGCCACGGCCCGGACATCGCCGGAGTGACCGGTCCAGCCGCCGGCGGAGCCGCGCCCTCGTCTGAGCCGGACCCCTCCCTCCGGTCCACCGGTCACAAAGGCCGCCGGATCACCCTTGACACCACCGAGGGACTCGGGGGTGAAACCGATGTCTCTGGGCGTGAACCCTTCGTCACCGGTTCCGTCCTCGTCGCCGACCGGTGCCCCGGTTCGCAGATCCAGGCAGCGCACTCCGTCGGCGAAGAGCCCAGCGCGGCCCACCACGACGCCACGTCCGTCGAGTTCCGAAAGGGCCATGCCGTAGCGGGCCTTCAGCTCGCCGGGCCACTTGCGCCACCACAGTCGCGGAACGCGGACATCTGCCGACGGCGCGATGTTCCAGGTTCTGACCGCGCCCGTGGTACAGGCGGCCACGAGCACGTCGCCGATCCCCGGCAGGGAGGTGAGGGCCAGCGCGCGCGTGCCGAGACCGCCGCCGGACCAGGTCTGCCGTGGTTGGCCGCGGTCGGTGTCCCAGAGGCGGATACGGCCGTCCCGGGCGCTCGTCGCGAGCAGCGGTTCGCCGTCCGCGGTGGTGCCGAAGGCCATGGCCGTCACCTTCCGGCGGTGAGAGCAGGGTGCAACCACCGGCAGGCCTTCGCCGACGTCCCACAGGTGGACTTCGTAGTCCGAGGTGGCGGCGAGCAGGAGCCGCCCTCTGGCGCGGGTGAGTTCCACCGCCGTCACCGGCGCATGTCCGGTGGGCAGCGTGTGCAGCAGTGCGCCCGAGGCGCCGTCCCACAGATGGACCGCACCCTGCTCGTCGCCGGCGGCCACGGTGAGTGTGCCGTCCGGGTCGAGGTCGATCGCGACGGCGCCCACCGCGCTGGTCGGGCCTCCGACGAGCACGCCGTGAAAGTTCGTTCTCCGGCCGTTGCCCCACCGGACCCGCCAGCCCAGTTGCGCTTCTGTCCTCAGCTGGGGCAGCGCGTCCGGTTCGTCGATGCCGGCCCGCAGCTGCAGCAGGGCCGCTCGGTCCTCGGGTGTCAGGTTCCGCAGCTCGTCCCAGACCCGCAGATACAACCGCGGCAGGGAACGGCGTTGTTGCTCGGGCGTGTTGAGGACGCCCATCATCCGGGTCGGGTCCGCGTACGGGAGGATTCCGGTGTCCTGGACGAGGTGTTCGAGCCGACCGGCGGCCAGGGCGTAGACAGGCAGATGCTTGAGTGCGTACGGGGTGGCACGGGCCCAGTCCCACTGCCCGTCGGTGCGGGGCACCGTGCCCAGAACTGCCTCGTAGAGGAAGACGGGTGCGCGGTCCGCCGTGGCGACGGCCTGGCGCAGGTAGTCGGCGTACGCCTGGTGGTAGAGCCGGTAGACGCTCTGGCCCTCCTCGCCGGACTCGATCAGGTGGGCGCCGGCGTTGGCAATGACCCAGGCCACGTCGTCCTCGGTATAGGTGCGCGCTCCGCCGGTGAGCGCCGTTGCCGCGGTGGCCCAGATCGTACGCTTGGGC from Streptomyces roseochromogenus subsp. oscitans DS 12.976 encodes the following:
- a CDS encoding PmoA family protein; this encodes MSIRVSHVHGEHLAVEAPNGTEILRYVYRPDPDAFEARKPYAHPVRTLAGSTVTGYRPSDHRWHKGLQMTASHLSGQNFWGGNCYVHGEGYLRLPDRVGSMRHDGFTDLTVTGERLGLTEELTWVENGGREWARETRGLAVHSVDEEAGAWTLDWSIRLTNIHDDPLLFGSPTTAGREMAGYTGLQWRGPRDFTGGAVFTPDSEPGVAAMKVMGSQGPWLAFTTEHDDTDAHSTLVFAHAPENLDESSAIHPSHWFVRSEPIPTVAFSWAFFEEFALPPGESFGYRYRVVIADGAWDRDRVSHHLEGLTW
- a CDS encoding TetR/AcrR family transcriptional regulator gives rise to the protein MDTSEHTRYQDRPAGVPANERPGGAPADDRPGGAPASGDSSHRPRDAQGTRTRILHAAGAVFAERGYEAATVRDIAGRAGVNQALIFRYFGSKQALLTEVMAQGGKEQLNNTPPDRLFETALRGVLEGGGEPESDRLLAVYLRSIGSADAAPDTVRALGEEYAAALAALSPADDSTLRAQLAMAWLLGIGLMRVVVAQEPLASAEPDEICGHVLTALEGLLGEGKAHGGGVVDQRPGERP
- a CDS encoding Gfo/Idh/MocA family protein, producing the protein MSLPPPRRRVAVIGTGAIATGSHLPALRVHAERVELVAAVDVDERRLDAFRGQAGARVTGFASTEAMLDAVRPDLVLIGTPPALHREQTVAALKAGAWVLCEKPLCLSLAEYDDIAAAEEASGGYASVVFQHRYGSGAVHARDLIARGELGAPLVAHCQTTWHRDVGYYAVPWRGRWATEGGGPTMGHGIHQYDLLLHLLGEWEEVRAMAARLVHDVESEDVSTALVRFRGGALATVVNSVLSPHEVSRIRVDCADATLELTHLYGHGNEDWVYTPAPHVSPERAAVWRAAAADVPSSHIAQLDAVLDAFDCGERPPGSGPDARATLEFAAALYKAAFTGQPVRAGEIAPGDPYYAAMHGDHPDWAPKERA
- a CDS encoding ferredoxin — translated: MSWQLHIASDRCIGSGMCAGTAPDLFALDDDHAHPVNEHIAENDDRALEAAGICPMLAITVRDADGREIGPRE
- a CDS encoding IS110 family transposase, encoding MQGIRATIRALDKAITTATKTHPYAPLFATMPRIGKVSLGQIIGEIGPILERAQTCEQLIAEAGVVPVTRASGKARTVSFRFATNRRARLALTTFADNSRHGSDWAAKIYNDAQARKKRHPHAIRILARAWLRVMWACWRNGACYDPAIHQANSKINTTANAPLVA
- a CDS encoding DUF4231 domain-containing protein, translating into MTATAQEPSRSSSDGLQGLPPVLQRELRRELRRWRVGTNAYGGTYYGLRIVLIATSAIVAADQNLGQAKGSWLLSWVPALSLIVAITTAIDTWLKPQQKWRGFMESRDALADLLVQAEGGLPAEEVRSRFLKLRQRHRERNIF
- a CDS encoding cupin; this translates as MVSEAQSAALRSLPGAVGLSHLSAYEWEAADGVCGGSPHLHLVCTEAYVVTGGQGAVQTLSPDGYRYMPLRSGSLAWFTPGTVHRMVQGGGLRITVLMQNSGLPEAGDAVFTFPPEVLADPERYAAAATLPRGTGPDTEAAARRRRDLAVEGYLTLREALIAGDGGPYRAFQQAAARLVRARVPAWRELWRAGALATAERTGAQLDALESGEPAYLAEATAYQSEPCRLGGFGMCGRRDEYALPGTTLPYDGKPTD
- a CDS encoding cytochrome P450, producing the protein MTAPDHTPLAYPFNSSLDLALSEAYERARDTPGLLRVQLPYGEPAWLATRYADARLVLGDQRFSRALGREHDEPRSSAAQRDGGILSMDPPDHTRLRSLVAKAFTVRQVEKLRPQIRELTSTLLDEMEAAGPPVDLVDGYALPIPVAVICRLLGVPEEDRPRFRVWSDAALSTSSLTAEEFDRNREELRAYMAQLINAHRQQPRDDLMTALIEARDHEDRLSELELVDLCVGVLVAGHETTATQIPNFVLTLLDHPQALSRLRAEPALITGAIEELLRFVPLGSGAGQPRYAKEDIEVGGTLVRAGEPVLVAIGAANRDALRFTAAGTLDISRSGNAHLGFGHGVHHCLGAPLARLELQEAIGALVTRFPRLHVAGDITWKTEMLVRGPRVMPVGW